ATTTTTTGCGGTCACTTTATTCCTCGCGAAATTTTCTCCATAATAAGGACATTCTAATTGGAAGAGGTTTTCTATGTTGAAATTACTTAAATCATTCGCTCTAGTGTTATTAAGCGCATTCATGTCATTTCCCGCTTTCTCTGCGACGGCGAAGATGTACGACGTTGTGGTCTACGGCGGAACAGCAGGCGGCGCCATCGCGGCGGTTGCGGCGGCTCGCGAGGGGCTGGATGCCGCGCTGATTGAACCCTACGACCACATCGGCGGCTTGACCTCCGGCGGGCTGGGTCGCACCGATGTCGGCGACTCAAGCGTCATCGGCGGCTATTCCCGCGAGTTTTATCAGCGGCTGGGAAAACACTACGGCGAGGACGCGTCCTGGCGGTTTGAGCCGGGCGTCGCAGAACGTACGCTGAAAGAAATGCTCGACGAAGCCAAGGTCGATGTCTTTTACCAAAAGCGCCTCGCGTCCGTTGGTAAAGACGGCAACCGCATCACCAGCATCAAAACCGAAGACGGCTCCATCTTCATCGCTAGCATTTTCATGGACGCGACCTACGAAGGCGACCTGATGGCTCAGGCTGGCGTCTCATACGCTTGGGGAAGGGAAGGCCGCGACCAATACGGCGAGTCGCTGGCAGGCCGCGCGGAACATACCCATTATCACCAATTTGACGTTGATGTGTCGCCCTACGCGGATGATGGCAGCGTGATCCCGCTGGTTGGTACGCACGACCCCGGTGAGATTGGCGGCGCCGACAAAATGGTGCAGGCCTATAATCTGCGCTTGTGCTTTTCCAGTGACCCCAACAACCGCTTGCCGTATCCCAAACCGCCAAACTATGACCCGTGGACGTACGAACTCTTGCGGCGTTATCTGAAAGCAAAGCCGGACGCGAAAATCGACGAGTTATTCATTTGGTCGCTGATGCCTAATAACAAAACCGATATCAACAACAAAGGCCCCGTATCGACCGATTACATCGGCATGAATTGGGACTACCCCGAAGCCGATTACGCCAGACGCGAAGAAATTTACCTGGACCATTTGCATTACACCCAAGGCCTGTTTTATTTTTACTCAACGCATCCCGATGTGCCCAAGCATATTCAGGAATGGATCAACAATTGGGGCCCGGCAAAAGATGAATTTACCGACAATGGCGGCTGGCCTCATCAGATGTATGTTCGCGAGGCGCGCCGCATGATTAGCGATCACGTTCATAGTCAACATGATTGCCAGGAAAACTTGACCAAAAAAGACTCCGTCGGGATGGGGTCTTACAATATGGATTCCCACAACGTCCAGCGCTTCATCAATGATCGCGGCTTCGCAGAGAATGAAGGCGATGTTGAGGTCGGTCCCAAAGGCCCTTACGAAATCGCCTACCGCTGTATCCGCCCCAAAGAAGCGGAGTGCGCGAATTTGTTAGTCCCTGTGTGCCTGTCGTCGTCACACATGGCGTTCGGCAGCATCCGCATGGAGCCGGTGTTCATGGTGTTAGGCCACAGCGCGGGCGTCGCCGCCAAGATGGCGATAGAAAACGGCGTCTCCGTGCAGCAGATCGACACCGAAGCGCTGCTCAAAACCTTGCGCGAGCAAGGGCAGGTTCTCTCTAACGCTGACCGCATCAAAAAGAACGCCGTCCGCGGCAATCCGTAAGTCTCTGAGTTTTCTAATCATTTCAAAGTAGGGGCGCAGCGTGCTGCGCCCTTTTTTTTTTTGGAAAAATGCTCTTGACAGTTAGTGTACATGTGTATTATTCTTAAATATAGTTCATGTATAAACAATGTGTTAAGGGAGGCCATCATGAAACTACGAACGCTGTTTATCATCGCATTGCTGCCGGGGCTGATTGGTTGCGCGAAGTGGTACAAGCCATTACTCGCTCCGGTTGGCGTCGCTGCAATGCCATTCGTTGTAGTGTTGTGGGGAGTGAGTATGAAAAAATACCATTCGCCTGAATATCATTTCTATTCGTTACCTATTGAGGCTCAGGCCAATGCGACTTACAAGAACCCGTGGTCAGTTCAGCCCAACGCAGGCTTCAATCAATGGGCTATATTCACTCTCGATCAAAAGAATGGCGCCATTGATCTCACAACCAACCCGAATGATAAAGTGGTTGTGCTCCGCACAGGCGATGCAATGACAATTGATTTAGACGAACCATTGACGGTCAGCGGCGCGAGTATTGCTTGCTGCTTATCCGAATCCAATTTTCACTCGCGGCAATCTTATATTTGTTTTTACTCTGAGGATGGAGAGCGTCAGACAGTGGGCTATACGCCCTATGGTTGGAATGTAGGAAATACGATAAACGGAAACTCCACTCAAACGCCTAGACATGATGGGCGTTTTGTTTATCTCAATGCGAAAAATGAACAAGACGATTCGATCATCGGCCGCTTGTGCATTAGGGAGGCAAGACTAGAGCGCCCCATAATTGTGAATAAAGTTGAGTTCATTTATGGCGACCTCCCCGATGGCGCCGAGCTGCTCATCGTCGCCGCTTCGCTGTTTCATATTGAAGTGAAAAGTGAAAAAGCAGAGTAGGAAAAGGCGGGTGGTGAGCCAAAGCCGCGAAGCGGACAGCCTTTGAGACAACGCGGTGATCCCCCCTGA
This portion of the Candidatus Hinthialibacter antarcticus genome encodes:
- a CDS encoding FAD-dependent oxidoreductase, which gives rise to MLKLLKSFALVLLSAFMSFPAFSATAKMYDVVVYGGTAGGAIAAVAAAREGLDAALIEPYDHIGGLTSGGLGRTDVGDSSVIGGYSREFYQRLGKHYGEDASWRFEPGVAERTLKEMLDEAKVDVFYQKRLASVGKDGNRITSIKTEDGSIFIASIFMDATYEGDLMAQAGVSYAWGREGRDQYGESLAGRAEHTHYHQFDVDVSPYADDGSVIPLVGTHDPGEIGGADKMVQAYNLRLCFSSDPNNRLPYPKPPNYDPWTYELLRRYLKAKPDAKIDELFIWSLMPNNKTDINNKGPVSTDYIGMNWDYPEADYARREEIYLDHLHYTQGLFYFYSTHPDVPKHIQEWINNWGPAKDEFTDNGGWPHQMYVREARRMISDHVHSQHDCQENLTKKDSVGMGSYNMDSHNVQRFINDRGFAENEGDVEVGPKGPYEIAYRCIRPKEAECANLLVPVCLSSSHMAFGSIRMEPVFMVLGHSAGVAAKMAIENGVSVQQIDTEALLKTLREQGQVLSNADRIKKNAVRGNP